The following proteins are encoded in a genomic region of Glycine max cultivar Williams 82 chromosome 18, Glycine_max_v4.0, whole genome shotgun sequence:
- the LOC100792817 gene encoding F-box/FBD/LRR-repeat protein At5g56420 codes for MADRISNLPDVVLSHILSLVPTNVAVATSVLSKRWKLLWRSVSTLNFNHSHHDDNNHETCSLFAQRVHAFILMHDMDQPFTRFCLSSSCPLDPIHVNAWISAATQHRVEHLDLSLGCAVELPSFLLFSCKTLVVLKLLNVVLSFNNSCCVYLPRLKILHLSSVAFSKDRDLAQLLSGSPNLEDLEASDLMFKSYVVETEFRRLSNLLRAHIFTPEFPLEVVDNVQFLRINWKDHNGFTSEFQNLTHLEFFSYRGGFFVLDLIKRCPKLQILTIYKVDSALFAEGDYPQSVPICISFHLKICTLKRYNGSKDEFRFGDKIKVKRTKTEKYWDLELANETKPIWGEVEFSSILYVLGMGPLNNEEFLISYAKAEN; via the exons ATGGCTGACCGGATTAGTAATTTGCCTGACGTAGTGCTCTCTCACATCCTCTCCTTAGTCCCAACCAATGTAGCAGTTGCAACGAGTGTTCTCTCCAAGAGGTGGAAACTTCTATGGCGCTCCGTTTCGACTCTCAACTTCAACCACAGCCACCATGACGACAACAACCACGAAACCTGTTCCCTCTTTGCTCAGAGGGTGCACGCATTCATCCTCATGCACGACATGGACCAACCCTTCACAAGATTCTGCCTCAGTTCTTCTTGCCCTCTCGATCCCATTCATGTGAACGCATGGATTTCCGCTGCAACGCAACACAGAGTCGAGCACCTCGACCTCTCTCTGGGTTGTGCGGTAGAATTGCCCTCCTTCTTGCTTTTCAGCTGCAAAACCCTTGTGGTGTTGAAActgttgaatgttgttttgtCGTTTAATAACTCTTGTTGTGTCTATCTTCCCCGGCTTAAGATCCTGCACTTGAGCAGCGTCGCTTTCTCGAAAGATAGAGATCTTGCGCAGCTTCTTTCTGGGAGTCCTAATCTTGAAGACTTGGAAGCCAGTGATTTGATGTTTAAAAGCTACGTGGTCGAAACGGAGTTTAGAAGATTGTCCAATTTGCTCCGCGCCCATATATTTACACCAGAGTTTCCCTTGGAAGTTGTTGATAATGTTCAGTTCTTGCGCATAAATTGG AAAGACCACAATGGCTTCACTTCTGAGTTTCAAAATTTAACCCACCTTGAATTCTTCTCTTATCGTGGGGGGTTTTTCGTCTTAGATTTGATCAAGCGTTGCCCCAAACTTCAAATTCTTACCATTTATAAG GTGGATTCTGCATTATTTGCTGAAGGCGACTACCCGCAATCTGTTCCTATATGCATTTcatttcatcttaaaatatgCACTCTTAAACGTTACAATGGCTCAAAAGATGAATTTCGATTT GGTGACAAAATAAAGGTGAAAAGGACTAAAACTGAGAAGTATTGGGATTTGGAATTAGCCAATGAAACGAAGCCAATATGG GGTGAGGTTGAGTTTAGTAGTATTTTGTATGTTCTGGGAATGGGGCCTCTTAACAATGAAGAA TTCCTCATATCCTACGCCAAGGCTGAAAACTGA